In Aeromicrobium marinum DSM 15272, one genomic interval encodes:
- a CDS encoding Trm112 family protein, whose product MFLDPALLEILVCPQCRDTLFVDEEASELVCQACGLAYAVRGGVPVMLVDEARTL is encoded by the coding sequence ATGTTCCTCGATCCGGCCCTCCTCGAGATCCTCGTGTGTCCGCAGTGCCGCGACACGCTGTTCGTCGACGAGGAGGCCTCCGAGCTGGTCTGCCAGGCCTGCGGTCTGGCGTACGCCGTGCGGGGCGGGGTGCCGGTCATGCTGGTCGACGAGGCACGCACGCTCTGA
- a CDS encoding GerMN domain-containing protein has protein sequence MRRLLALVALLAAGACAGLPTSGPIQQVGPDEPRVDAVVRYAPAPPVPGAEPQEVVRGFLDAMLAYPVSTATASAYLTPDAADAWQSSAGVRIYRAPEVGPPSVPAVTVDDGRPVAVEVEVREDAVLDETGHYRGTDRDVTETFVLEPVDGEWRIANPPVGRMVTAAYFASYFRVFDSFFFDARGAQLVADPVHVAVGEQLATGLMASLTAGPPTALAGELRTYLPDPEAWQPSVTVDAEGVAEVEFDVDGSSLDAGIRNRWSAQVVRTLAQVPEVEGVRIITATGPLAVGGGSVQDLGAWLRFDPPEPRGRPGAVVDGRVVRLVDDAAEPVPGPRGDDAGGATVVAVSEDAIAVSAGGDIGVAFAGDPEVVVPAEDVVSLVWDPTGVLWVADRPGGALRIRLVTAEAVRDVQVAPLGTVTSFALDPGARRYAVTTAGESPQVLVGLVQRDQRSGVTGIGPGRVVAPDAAAPAAVVWTGASSLAFLADSSAGRQVFTSRIDGSPAVGGAFGAVPRLPDVGARRLAIDVGSAPSWYVTDDRDRLWHLRAGGSWRLLGLLDVTALGSGR, from the coding sequence ATGAGGCGGTTGCTCGCCCTCGTGGCGCTCCTGGCGGCCGGCGCCTGCGCCGGACTGCCGACCAGCGGTCCGATCCAGCAGGTCGGCCCCGACGAGCCGCGGGTCGACGCGGTCGTGCGGTACGCCCCGGCCCCGCCGGTGCCCGGCGCCGAGCCGCAGGAGGTCGTGCGGGGGTTCCTCGACGCCATGCTGGCCTACCCCGTGTCGACCGCGACCGCCTCGGCATACCTGACCCCCGACGCGGCCGACGCCTGGCAGTCGTCCGCCGGGGTCCGCATCTATCGTGCGCCGGAGGTGGGCCCTCCGTCGGTCCCTGCCGTCACGGTCGACGACGGCCGCCCGGTGGCCGTCGAGGTCGAGGTCCGCGAGGACGCCGTGCTCGACGAGACCGGGCACTACCGCGGCACCGACCGGGACGTCACGGAGACCTTCGTGCTCGAGCCGGTCGACGGGGAGTGGCGCATCGCCAACCCGCCGGTCGGCCGGATGGTGACGGCCGCCTACTTCGCCTCGTACTTCCGCGTCTTCGACTCCTTCTTCTTCGACGCGCGCGGGGCCCAGCTGGTGGCCGACCCCGTCCACGTGGCCGTCGGGGAGCAGCTGGCCACCGGACTGATGGCCTCGCTCACCGCCGGTCCGCCCACCGCCCTCGCCGGCGAGCTCAGGACCTACCTGCCCGACCCGGAGGCCTGGCAGCCGTCGGTGACGGTCGATGCCGAGGGCGTCGCCGAGGTCGAGTTCGACGTCGACGGGTCGTCCCTCGACGCCGGCATCCGCAACCGCTGGTCGGCGCAGGTCGTCCGGACCCTGGCCCAGGTGCCGGAGGTCGAGGGGGTGCGGATCATCACCGCCACCGGCCCGCTGGCCGTCGGCGGGGGCTCCGTCCAGGACCTGGGCGCCTGGCTGCGTTTCGACCCGCCGGAACCGCGCGGCCGCCCCGGCGCGGTGGTCGACGGCCGGGTCGTGCGGCTGGTCGACGACGCGGCGGAGCCCGTCCCCGGACCCCGGGGCGACGACGCGGGCGGCGCCACGGTGGTGGCGGTGTCCGAGGACGCCATCGCGGTGTCGGCCGGCGGCGACATCGGCGTCGCCTTCGCCGGCGATCCGGAGGTCGTGGTGCCGGCCGAGGACGTGGTCTCGCTGGTGTGGGACCCCACGGGGGTGCTGTGGGTCGCCGACCGGCCGGGCGGTGCGCTGCGCATCCGGCTCGTGACGGCGGAGGCCGTCCGCGACGTGCAGGTCGCGCCGCTCGGAACCGTCACCTCGTTCGCCCTCGACCCCGGGGCGCGGAGGTACGCGGTCACGACCGCGGGGGAGTCCCCGCAGGTCCTGGTGGGTCTGGTGCAGCGCGACCAGCGATCCGGCGTCACCGGCATCGGGCCGGGACGGGTCGTCGCTCCGGACGCCGCCGCCCCGGCGGCCGTGGTGTGGACCGGCGCGTCGAGTTTGGCCTTCCTCGCCGACAGCTCCGCCGGCCGACAGGTGTTCACCTCCAGGATCGACGGCTCCCCGGCGGTCGGAGGGGCGTTCGGAGCGGTCCCACGGCTCCCGGACGTCGGGGCACGCCGGCTCGCGATCGACGTCGGCAGCGCGCCCTCGTGGTACGTCACCGACGACCGCGACCGGCTGTGGCACCTGAGGGCCGGTGGGTCGTGGCGTTTGCTCGGCCTGCTCGACGTGACCGCGCTGGGCAGCGGCCGCTGA
- the ahcY gene encoding adenosylhomocysteinase: protein MDYNVADLSLAEYGRKEIELAEHEMPGLMMMRERFGAQQPLAGARIAGSLHMTIQTAVLIETLVELGADVRWATCNIFSTQDHAAAAVVVGRDGTAADPKGTPVFAWKGETLAEYWDEAEKVFAFTDDQGAACGPNVLLDDGGDITMLLHLGVEYEKTGVVPPQDSTDNEEFKEVLRVLARSVAEKPQYWTTLAKDIRGVSEETTTGVLRLYDRFKEGSLLFPAINVNDSVTKSKFDNKYGCRHSLIDGLNRATDVMIGGKVAVVCGYGDVGKGSAESLRGQGARVIVTEIDPICALQAVMDGYEVKRLESVIDTADIFITTTGNFDIITVDHFEKMKHQAIVGNIGHFDNEINMAGLARIPGIVKDEIKPQVHQWIFPDGKKIIVLSEGRLLNLGNATGHPSFVMSTSFTNQVLAQIELFTKASQYELGVHVLPKHLDEEVARLHLGALGVELTELTKEQAEYLGVDVAGPYKSDLYRY, encoded by the coding sequence ATGGATTACAACGTCGCTGACCTCTCCCTCGCCGAGTACGGCCGCAAGGAAATCGAACTCGCCGAGCACGAGATGCCCGGCCTCATGATGATGCGCGAGCGCTTCGGCGCCCAGCAGCCGCTCGCCGGCGCCCGAATCGCCGGATCGCTGCACATGACGATCCAGACCGCGGTGCTGATCGAGACCCTCGTGGAGCTCGGTGCCGACGTGCGCTGGGCGACCTGCAACATCTTCTCCACCCAGGACCACGCGGCCGCCGCGGTCGTCGTCGGCCGTGACGGCACCGCCGCCGACCCGAAGGGCACCCCGGTCTTCGCGTGGAAGGGCGAGACCCTCGCCGAGTACTGGGACGAGGCCGAGAAGGTCTTCGCCTTCACCGACGACCAGGGCGCCGCCTGCGGCCCCAACGTGCTGCTCGACGACGGCGGCGACATCACGATGCTCCTGCACCTCGGCGTCGAGTACGAGAAGACCGGCGTCGTCCCGCCGCAGGACTCCACCGACAACGAGGAGTTCAAGGAGGTGCTGCGGGTGCTGGCCCGCTCGGTCGCCGAGAAGCCGCAGTACTGGACGACCCTCGCGAAGGACATCCGCGGCGTCTCCGAGGAGACCACCACCGGCGTCCTGCGCCTGTACGACCGCTTCAAGGAGGGCTCGCTGCTCTTCCCCGCGATCAACGTCAACGACTCGGTCACCAAGAGCAAGTTCGACAACAAGTACGGCTGCCGCCACTCGCTGATCGACGGCCTCAATCGCGCCACCGACGTCATGATCGGCGGCAAGGTCGCGGTCGTCTGCGGCTACGGCGACGTGGGCAAGGGCTCCGCCGAGTCGCTCCGCGGCCAGGGTGCGCGCGTCATCGTCACCGAGATCGACCCGATCTGCGCCCTGCAGGCGGTCATGGACGGCTACGAGGTCAAGCGCCTGGAGTCGGTCATCGACACCGCCGACATCTTCATCACCACGACCGGCAACTTCGACATCATCACGGTCGACCACTTCGAGAAGATGAAGCACCAGGCCATCGTGGGCAACATCGGCCACTTCGACAACGAGATCAACATGGCCGGCCTGGCCCGGATCCCCGGCATCGTCAAGGACGAGATCAAGCCGCAGGTCCACCAGTGGATCTTCCCCGACGGCAAGAAGATCATCGTGCTGTCGGAGGGCCGCCTGCTCAACCTGGGCAACGCGACGGGTCACCCGTCGTTCGTCATGTCGACGTCCTTCACCAACCAGGTCCTCGCGCAGATCGAGCTGTTCACCAAGGCCAGCCAGTACGAGCTGGGTGTCCACGTGCTGCCCAAGCACCTCGACGAGGAGGTCGCCCGCCTGCACCTCGGGGCCCTCGGCGTCGAGCTGACCGAGCTCACCAAGGAGCAGGCCGAGTACCTCGGCGTCGACGTCGCCGGCCCGTACAAGTCGGACCTCTACCGCTACTGA
- a CDS encoding phosphomannomutase/phosphoglucomutase, with protein sequence MHPRLAAVTKAYDVRGRTPEQLDDGIVAALGAAFADEVGISDGRGRAVVGHDMRDTSPGFAAAFAAGVASRGGSVVSIGLASTDMLYAASGQLDLPGVMITASHNPAGYNGLKLCRAGARPIGLETGLAAMAEVAGGLLDDPVDLTTAPEPERLDFLQAYADQLVGLAPVAGRRLRVVVDAGNGMAGHTARAVLDRIDVEVVPLYFELDGTFPNHDANPLDSSTLVDLQAAVREHGADLGLAFDGDADRCFVVDERAELVTPSAITALIASRHLVQMPGATILHNVICSRAVPEIIAEHGGTAVRTPVGHSLIKAEMARTDAVFGGEHSGHFYFRDFYLADSGMLAALHVMGALAEQSGPVSELMDQFSRYAASGEINSTVDDAAVVTERIAEAYAAHDQDRLDGLTVTAPTWWFNVRASNTEPLLRLNVEGDDEAVMASVRDDVLALVRR encoded by the coding sequence ATGCATCCTCGGCTCGCCGCCGTGACCAAGGCCTACGACGTCCGCGGACGGACCCCTGAGCAGCTCGACGACGGGATCGTCGCAGCGCTCGGCGCGGCGTTCGCCGACGAGGTGGGCATCAGTGACGGCCGCGGCCGCGCCGTGGTGGGCCACGACATGCGGGACACGTCCCCGGGGTTCGCCGCCGCGTTCGCCGCCGGGGTCGCGTCGCGCGGCGGGTCGGTCGTGTCGATCGGACTGGCCTCCACCGACATGCTCTACGCCGCGTCCGGGCAGCTCGACCTGCCGGGGGTCATGATCACCGCGAGCCACAACCCGGCCGGGTACAACGGGCTGAAGCTGTGCCGGGCGGGCGCCCGTCCCATCGGCCTGGAGACCGGGCTGGCAGCGATGGCCGAGGTCGCGGGCGGACTGCTCGACGACCCCGTCGACCTCACCACCGCACCCGAGCCCGAGCGCCTCGACTTCCTCCAGGCGTACGCCGACCAGCTGGTCGGGCTCGCCCCGGTCGCCGGTCGCCGCCTCCGGGTCGTGGTCGACGCCGGCAACGGCATGGCCGGACACACCGCCCGGGCGGTGCTCGACCGCATCGACGTGGAGGTCGTTCCCCTGTACTTCGAGCTCGACGGCACCTTTCCGAACCACGACGCCAACCCGCTCGACTCCTCGACGCTCGTGGACCTGCAGGCCGCCGTCCGCGAGCACGGGGCCGACCTCGGGCTGGCCTTCGACGGCGACGCCGACCGGTGCTTCGTGGTCGACGAGCGCGCCGAGCTGGTGACCCCGTCGGCGATCACCGCCCTGATCGCCTCGCGCCACCTGGTACAGATGCCGGGTGCCACGATCCTCCACAACGTCATCTGCTCGCGCGCCGTCCCCGAGATCATCGCCGAGCACGGGGGGACGGCCGTCCGGACCCCCGTCGGTCACTCGCTCATCAAGGCCGAGATGGCCCGGACCGACGCGGTGTTCGGCGGCGAGCACTCGGGTCACTTCTACTTCCGGGACTTCTACCTGGCCGACTCCGGCATGCTCGCGGCGCTGCACGTCATGGGCGCCCTGGCCGAGCAGTCGGGACCGGTGTCGGAGCTGATGGACCAGTTCTCGCGGTACGCCGCGTCCGGCGAGATCAACAGCACCGTCGACGACGCGGCCGTCGTGACGGAGCGGATCGCCGAGGCCTACGCCGCGCACGACCAGGACCGCCTCGACGGGCTCACCGTCACGGCCCCGACGTGGTGGTTCAACGTGCGCGCCTCCAACACCGAGCCGCTGCTCCGGCTGAACGTCGAGGGTGACGACGAGGCCGTCATGGCCTCGGTCCGCGACGACGTGCTGGCGCTCGTGCGGCGCTAG
- the mtrB gene encoding MtrAB system histidine kinase MtrB gives MKIRGSGRVAVRRGAGALVGAWRRSVQLRVVASTVVLSALAIGLTGWALLGSVAEGLAEDRRVSAVAEARTGFDRAQEQLDAALDTEPGAASQTIAQMVGSVTVRGDAPQQGQVVVEGPLSEGASAAPVLSSGAVSPGSVPQDLARSVRGGEGVYWRYSELTAADRTTPSVVVGSRLLAPATGDQYAMYYVFSLEQQQSTLALVRNALGVGGVVMVLLVGGVAGLVSRQVLDPVRLARRIAERFAAGNLEERMHVRGEDDIARLSTSLNQMASSLQTQIRRLENLSRLQQRFVSDVSHELRTPLTTVQMAGEVLFEARSRFDPGTARAAELLMGELDRFETLLSDLLDLSRFDAGAAQLELDDVDVAHEAALVEHHPIVQRKAISVRFEGVHTPAVVAADVRRVDRILRNLAANAATYSGSDELLVRVAQNDECVSVGIRDFGVGLSAEEAARVFDRFWRADPARAHGGTGLGLPISREDATLHGGTLHVWARPGQGTEFILTLPKAGGSADRPALVSELAPVVGGQGR, from the coding sequence GTGAAGATCCGCGGCTCCGGTCGGGTCGCCGTGCGGCGGGGTGCGGGAGCACTGGTCGGCGCCTGGCGCCGGTCGGTCCAGCTGCGCGTCGTGGCCAGCACCGTGGTGCTCAGCGCCCTGGCCATCGGCCTCACCGGATGGGCCCTTCTGGGCAGCGTCGCCGAGGGGCTGGCCGAGGACCGGCGGGTCAGCGCCGTGGCGGAGGCCCGCACCGGTTTCGACCGCGCCCAGGAGCAGCTCGACGCGGCGCTGGACACCGAACCGGGCGCCGCCTCGCAGACCATCGCCCAGATGGTCGGCTCGGTCACCGTACGCGGCGACGCACCCCAGCAGGGCCAGGTCGTCGTCGAGGGCCCGTTGTCGGAGGGGGCGTCGGCGGCTCCGGTGCTGTCCTCCGGAGCCGTCTCGCCCGGCTCCGTCCCCCAGGACCTCGCCCGGTCGGTGCGCGGCGGTGAGGGCGTGTACTGGCGGTACTCCGAGCTCACCGCGGCCGACCGCACCACCCCGTCGGTCGTGGTCGGCAGTCGCTTGCTGGCGCCGGCCACCGGCGACCAGTACGCCATGTACTACGTGTTCAGCCTCGAGCAGCAGCAGTCGACCCTGGCCCTGGTGCGCAACGCCCTCGGGGTGGGCGGCGTCGTCATGGTGCTGCTGGTCGGCGGCGTCGCCGGGCTGGTGTCGCGTCAGGTGCTCGACCCGGTCCGACTGGCCCGCCGGATCGCCGAGCGGTTCGCGGCGGGCAACCTCGAGGAGCGGATGCACGTCCGGGGCGAGGACGACATCGCCCGCCTGTCCACCTCGCTCAACCAGATGGCGTCGAGCCTGCAGACCCAGATCCGGCGCCTGGAGAACCTGTCGCGCCTGCAGCAGCGGTTCGTGTCCGACGTGTCGCACGAGCTGCGCACGCCGCTGACGACCGTCCAGATGGCCGGCGAGGTGCTGTTCGAGGCGCGGTCGCGGTTCGATCCGGGCACAGCCCGGGCGGCCGAGCTGTTGATGGGTGAGCTGGACCGGTTCGAGACCCTCCTGTCGGACCTGCTGGACCTGTCCCGCTTCGACGCCGGCGCCGCCCAGCTGGAGCTCGACGACGTCGACGTGGCGCACGAGGCGGCCCTGGTCGAGCACCACCCGATCGTGCAACGCAAGGCGATCTCGGTGAGGTTCGAGGGCGTCCACACGCCGGCGGTCGTCGCCGCGGACGTGCGGCGGGTCGACCGGATCCTGCGGAACCTGGCGGCCAACGCCGCCACCTACAGCGGCTCCGACGAGCTGCTGGTGCGGGTCGCCCAGAACGACGAGTGCGTGTCGGTGGGCATCCGTGACTTCGGGGTCGGCCTCAGCGCCGAGGAGGCCGCTCGCGTGTTCGACCGGTTCTGGCGGGCCGACCCCGCCCGCGCCCACGGCGGCACCGGCCTCGGCCTGCCGATCTCGCGCGAGGACGCGACCCTGCACGGTGGCACCCTGCACGTGTGGGCACGACCGGGGCAGGGCACCGAGTTCATCCTGACCCTGCCCAAGGCGGGCGGGTCGGCCGATCGTCCCGCCCTGGTGTCGGAGCTCGCCCCGGTCGTCGGAGGGCAGGGACGATGA
- a CDS encoding winged helix-turn-helix domain-containing protein translates to MTARHLAAVVGRLGLFQIDSVNVLARAHHLPLYSRAGPYDPDLLHRAYGRAPRRLVEYWAHEAALLDVRLWPAFAFRREQPDRMWGGIARVGAEQPDLVRRVLADVRAAGPVTARQVEHEAPTDRDHWGWNWSDAKHALEYLFYTGQVTSAGRTPQFERLYDLTERVLPAEVLAAPALSPDQCYRVLVEHAASAHGVATRQCLADYFRLRPGPTAAAVEDLADEGVLVPATVQGWDRPAWLHRDAVLPRAVRARALLSPFDPLVFERTRTERLFDFRYRLEIYVPRERRVHGYYVLPFLLGDRLVARVDLAADRAAGVLRVHGAFGEPSAPPHTAAELAAELWLMAGWLGLEDVAVADHGDLATALAAEVPRRWSGHLD, encoded by the coding sequence GTGACAGCGCGTCATCTGGCGGCCGTCGTGGGCAGGCTGGGGCTGTTCCAGATCGACTCCGTCAACGTGCTGGCCCGGGCCCACCACCTGCCCCTGTACTCACGGGCCGGACCCTACGACCCGGACCTGCTGCACCGGGCCTACGGGCGGGCCCCCCGGCGACTGGTGGAGTACTGGGCGCACGAGGCGGCGCTGCTGGACGTGCGGCTGTGGCCGGCGTTCGCGTTCCGGCGCGAGCAGCCCGACCGGATGTGGGGCGGGATCGCCCGCGTCGGCGCCGAGCAGCCCGACCTCGTCCGCCGCGTGCTGGCCGACGTGCGGGCCGCGGGCCCCGTCACCGCGCGGCAGGTCGAGCACGAGGCGCCGACCGATCGTGACCACTGGGGCTGGAACTGGTCGGACGCCAAGCACGCCCTGGAGTACCTCTTCTACACCGGCCAGGTCACGTCGGCCGGCCGGACGCCGCAGTTCGAGCGGCTCTACGACCTCACCGAGCGCGTGCTGCCGGCTGAGGTGCTCGCGGCCCCCGCGCTGTCCCCGGACCAGTGCTACCGCGTGCTCGTCGAGCACGCGGCGTCGGCCCACGGCGTTGCCACGCGCCAGTGCCTGGCCGACTACTTCCGGCTCCGCCCCGGACCGACCGCGGCCGCCGTCGAGGACCTCGCCGACGAGGGCGTCCTGGTCCCGGCGACCGTGCAGGGGTGGGACCGACCGGCCTGGCTGCACCGTGATGCGGTGCTGCCACGGGCCGTCCGCGCCCGGGCCCTGCTCAGCCCCTTCGACCCGCTGGTGTTCGAGCGGACCCGCACCGAGCGGCTGTTCGACTTCCGGTACCGGCTCGAGATCTACGTGCCGCGCGAGCGCCGGGTCCACGGCTACTACGTGCTGCCGTTCCTCCTCGGGGACCGGTTGGTGGCCCGGGTCGACCTCGCGGCCGACCGCGCCGCCGGTGTCCTGCGGGTGCACGGTGCGTTCGGGGAGCCGTCGGCTCCGCCGCACACCGCGGCCGAGCTGGCCGCCGAGCTGTGGCTGATGGCCGGGTGGCTCGGCCTCGAGGACGTCGCGGTGGCGGACCACGGCGACCTCGCCACCGCGCTGGCCGCCGAGGTGCCGCGACGCTGGAGCGGTCACCTAGACTGA
- the hpf gene encoding ribosome hibernation-promoting factor, HPF/YfiA family translates to MGVGRRIVVDLADLVLGATCPGCDRPALTWCRPCAVRARPTPGPVDPAPVALVTGPPVTAALVNTEVVARLLVGWKEQGRFALLRPWAAALASAACLHVDPGRPLALVPVPTDPAHVRRRGGDLVLDLTRLAATELRRTGVEVVAAPCLRRRRHTLDQRGLGASDRQANVRGAFVALPRRIPADHDLVVVDDIVTTGATASEAVRALAAAGRPVRGGCRRRADPAPALTGELAPSPSLCPPVGLRSSVRRARILIHPTAGGLVMEIVVKGRNSEISERFRSHVEDKLQRIEKYDARHRINRIEVEVTHEKNPRQHDTAARIELTVRSRGPVVRAEACSTDQHSALDAVVDKLESRLRKAADRQRIHHGQHAPMSLAQATAVVPEVEEAPADDDAGLSRKVGPLDVQGDGPLVVREKTHQTHSMTLDQALYEMELVGHDFYLFMEKDSMMPSVVYRRKGFDYGVIHLDVQD, encoded by the coding sequence GTGGGAGTCGGGCGGAGGATCGTGGTCGACCTCGCCGACCTGGTGCTCGGGGCGACCTGCCCGGGGTGCGACCGTCCGGCGCTCACCTGGTGCCGCCCGTGCGCCGTGCGGGCGCGACCGACCCCCGGTCCGGTCGACCCGGCGCCGGTCGCGCTGGTGACGGGACCACCGGTGACCGCTGCGCTGGTCAACACCGAGGTGGTCGCGCGCCTGCTGGTCGGGTGGAAGGAACAGGGACGGTTCGCCCTGCTCCGGCCCTGGGCGGCGGCCCTCGCGTCCGCCGCCTGTCTGCACGTCGACCCCGGCCGGCCACTGGCGCTGGTGCCGGTGCCGACGGACCCGGCCCACGTGCGGCGCCGTGGCGGGGACCTCGTGCTCGACCTCACCCGGCTCGCAGCCACCGAGCTGCGACGCACCGGGGTCGAGGTCGTGGCCGCCCCGTGCCTGCGCCGGCGTCGGCACACCCTCGACCAGCGAGGTCTCGGTGCGAGCGACCGGCAGGCCAACGTGCGAGGAGCGTTCGTCGCGCTGCCCCGCCGCATCCCGGCCGACCACGACCTGGTCGTGGTCGACGACATCGTGACGACCGGCGCCACGGCGTCCGAGGCCGTGCGAGCGCTGGCCGCCGCGGGCCGCCCGGTCCGGGGGGGTTGCCGTCGTCGCGCAGACCCCGCCCCCGCGCTGACCGGCGAACTTGCACCAAGCCCTTCTCTTTGCCCCCCCGTCGGTCTACGGTCGTCGGTACGACGTGCACGCATTCTCATCCACCCAACTGCAGGAGGACTGGTCATGGAAATTGTCGTCAAGGGTCGGAACAGTGAGATCTCGGAGCGGTTCAGGAGCCACGTCGAGGACAAGCTGCAGCGGATCGAGAAGTACGACGCACGTCACCGCATCAACCGCATCGAGGTCGAGGTCACGCACGAGAAGAACCCTCGTCAGCACGACACCGCCGCGCGGATCGAGCTCACCGTCCGTTCCCGTGGTCCGGTCGTGCGGGCCGAGGCCTGCTCCACCGACCAGCACTCCGCCCTCGACGCCGTCGTCGACAAGCTGGAGTCCCGTCTGCGCAAGGCCGCGGACCGGCAGCGCATCCACCACGGCCAGCACGCCCCGATGTCGCTCGCGCAGGCCACGGCGGTCGTCCCCGAGGTCGAGGAGGCCCCGGCCGACGACGATGCCGGCCTCTCGCGCAAGGTCGGACCGCTCGACGTGCAGGGCGACGGCCCGTTGGTGGTGCGCGAGAAGACGCACCAGACCCATTCGATGACCCTCGACCAGGCTCTCTACGAGATGGAGCTGGTCGGGCACGACTTCTACCTGTTCATGGAGAAGGACTCGATGATGCCCAGCGTCGTGTACCGCCGCAAGGGATTCGACTACGGCGTCATCCACCTCGACGTGCAGGACTGA
- a CDS encoding response regulator encodes MTSGAARIRVLLVDDQELFRRGVSMVLSADPDLDLVEVGSGDEALEQVAENPPDVVLLDVRMPERSGVEVCAAIKAVSPTTGIIMLTASDEESDLYESIKGGASGYLLKDGSTYDQVGEAVRLVASGQSLISPTMATKLLDEFVQISRTPAPAASLTARELQVLRHVAKGFSNREIAGELFISENTVKNHIRNILEKLQMKSRMEAAMYAVRSRLVDDV; translated from the coding sequence GTGACGTCAGGCGCAGCGCGGATCCGGGTGCTGCTCGTCGACGACCAAGAGCTGTTCCGCCGCGGGGTCAGCATGGTGCTGAGCGCCGACCCCGATCTCGACCTCGTCGAGGTCGGCAGCGGCGACGAGGCCCTCGAGCAGGTCGCCGAGAACCCGCCCGACGTGGTGCTGCTGGACGTGCGGATGCCCGAGCGCAGCGGGGTCGAGGTGTGCGCCGCGATCAAGGCGGTCTCGCCGACGACCGGCATCATCATGCTGACCGCCAGCGACGAGGAGTCCGACCTCTACGAGTCGATCAAGGGCGGTGCCTCCGGCTACCTGCTGAAGGACGGCTCCACCTACGACCAGGTGGGCGAGGCGGTCCGTCTGGTCGCGTCGGGTCAGTCCCTCATCAGCCCCACCATGGCCACCAAGCTGCTCGACGAGTTCGTGCAGATCTCCCGCACCCCGGCGCCGGCCGCCAGTCTCACCGCCCGCGAGCTGCAGGTGCTGCGGCACGTGGCGAAGGGGTTCAGCAACCGCGAGATCGCCGGTGAGCTGTTCATCAGCGAGAACACGGTCAAGAACCACATCCGCAACATCCTCGAGAAGCTGCAGATGAAGTCCCGCATGGAGGCCGCCATGTACGCCGTGCGCAGTCGTCTCGTCGACGACGTCTGA
- the mtrA gene encoding MtrAB system response regulator MtrA → MSYRRSKRDRVLVVDDDASLAEMLSIVLEAEGLTAAVCRSGDKVMTAFESFRPDLVLLDLMLPGMDGMSVCRQIRATSSVPIIMLTAKSDTPDVVAGLDAGADDYLTKPFKNVELVARIKARLRRTDQLGEPLVFGDIVLDPVGHTVTRKGEPLELTPLEFDLLACLLATPEQVFTREVLLQKVWGYHHPGDTKLVNVHMTRLRSKIEDDADNPSVIRTVRGVGYQAIAPT, encoded by the coding sequence ATGAGCTATCGACGATCCAAGCGCGATCGGGTGCTCGTCGTCGACGACGACGCGTCCCTCGCCGAGATGCTGTCGATCGTCCTGGAGGCGGAGGGGCTGACCGCGGCGGTGTGCCGGTCCGGCGACAAGGTCATGACCGCGTTCGAGTCGTTCCGGCCCGACCTGGTGCTGCTGGACCTCATGCTCCCGGGCATGGACGGCATGAGCGTGTGTCGCCAGATCCGCGCCACCTCGTCGGTCCCGATCATCATGCTGACCGCGAAGTCCGACACGCCGGACGTCGTCGCCGGTCTGGATGCCGGTGCCGACGACTACCTCACCAAGCCGTTCAAGAACGTCGAGCTGGTCGCCCGCATCAAGGCCCGGCTGCGCCGGACGGACCAGCTGGGCGAACCGCTGGTGTTCGGCGACATCGTGCTCGACCCCGTGGGGCACACCGTGACCCGCAAGGGTGAGCCGTTGGAGCTCACGCCGCTGGAGTTCGACCTGCTCGCGTGCCTGCTGGCCACCCCGGAGCAGGTCTTCACCCGCGAGGTCCTGCTGCAGAAGGTGTGGGGCTACCACCATCCGGGGGACACCAAGCTGGTCAACGTCCACATGACCCGCCTGCGGTCCAAGATCGAGGACGATGCCGACAACCCCAGCGTCATCCGCACCGTCCGCGGCGTCGGGTACCAGGCGATCGCCCCGACGTGA